The Echeneis naucrates chromosome 8, fEcheNa1.1, whole genome shotgun sequence genome has a window encoding:
- the cyth1a gene encoding cytohesin-1a isoform X1, whose amino-acid sequence MGTVSELCVSSLQTFLCPAVKSSQQTPVPDDLTPEEQQELENIRRRKQELLEDIQRLKDEIAEVTSEIENLGSTEERKNMQRNKQVAMGRKKFNMDPKKGIQFLIENDLLKNTSDDIAQFLYKGEGLNKTAIGDYLGERDDLNIQVLHAFVELHEFTDLNLVQALRQFLWSFRLPGEAQKIDRMMEAFAQRYCQCNSGVFQSTDTCYILSFAIIMLNTSLHNPNVKDKPTVERFISMNRGINDGGDLPEDLLRNLYESIKNEPFKIPEDDGNDLTHTFFNPDREGWLLKLGGRVKTWKRRWFILTDNCLYYFEYTTDKEPRGIIPLENLSIKEVEDKKPNCFELFIPDNKDQVIKACKTEADGRVVEGNHTFYRISAPTAEEKDEWMNSIKAAISRDPFYEMLAARKKKVSSMKRH is encoded by the exons ATGGGGACAGTGAGTGAACTTTGTGTGTCCAGCCTTCAGACATTCTTGTGTCCAGCTGTGAAGTCATCCCAGCAAACTCCAG TGCCGGACGACCTCACcccagaggagcagcaggagctggaaaACATCCGCCGGCGCAAGCAGGAGCTGCTGGAAGACATTCAG CGGTTGAAGGATGAGATAGCAGAAGTGACAAGTGAGATCGAGAACCTGGGTTCTACTGAGGAGAG GAAAAATATGCAAAGGAATAAACAGGTGGCTATGGGCCGTAAGAAATTCAACATGGATCCCAAAAAG GGAATCCAGTTTTTGATTGAGAATGACTTGCTGAAAAACACCAGTGATGACATTGCTCAATTCCTCTACAAGGGCGAGGGCCTCAACAAAACAGCCATTGGTGATTACCTTGGAGAGAG GGATGACTTAAATATCCAAGTCCTACATGCTTTTGTGGAGCTTCATGAATTCACAGACCTCAATTTGGTTCAGGCCCTACG ACAGTTCCTATGGAGTTTTCGGTTACCGGGGGAAGCTCAGAAGATCGACCGCATGATGGAGGCCTTCGCCCAGCGTTACTGCCAATGCAACTCCGGTGTTTTCCAGTCCACAG aCACCTGTTACATTTTGTCCTTTGCCATCATCATGCTAAACACCAGCCTCCACAACCCCAATGTTAAGGACAAGCCTACTGTGGAACGATTCATTTCCATGAACAGAGGCATCAACGATGGAGGAGACTTGCCTGAAGACCTGCTCAGG AATCTGTATGAGAGCATCAAGAATGAGCCTTTCAAAATCCCAGAGGACGATGGCAACgacctcacacacactttcttcaaCCCAGACAGAGAGGGTTGGCTTCTGAAACTGG GGGGACGAGTGAAAACCTGGAAGAGGAGGTGGTTCATCCTCACAGACAACTGTTTGTACTATTTTGAGTACACCACA GACAAAGAGCCTCGAGGAATTATCCCATTGGAGAACCTGAGTATCAAGGAGGTGGAGGATAAGAAGCCA AACTGCTTTGAGCTTTTCATTCCTGACAACAAGGACCAAGTAATAAAAGCATGCAAGACGGAGGCTGACGGACGTGTTGTTGAGGGCAACCACACCTTCTATCGTATCTCTGCCCccactgcagaggaaaaagatgaatggatgaacagcatcaa AGCTGCCATCAGCAGGGACCCCTTTTATGAGATGCTGGCAGCCAGGAAAAAGAAGGTTTCTTCCATGAAGAGGCACTAG
- the cyth1a gene encoding cytohesin-1a isoform X2 has product MGTVSELCVSSLQTFLCPAVKSSQQTPVPDDLTPEEQQELENIRRRKQELLEDIQRLKDEIAEVTSEIENLGSTEERKNMQRNKQVAMGRKKFNMDPKKGIQFLIENDLLKNTSDDIAQFLYKGEGLNKTAIGDYLGERDDLNIQVLHAFVELHEFTDLNLVQALRQFLWSFRLPGEAQKIDRMMEAFAQRYCQCNSGVFQSTDTCYILSFAIIMLNTSLHNPNVKDKPTVERFISMNRGINDGGDLPEDLLRNLYESIKNEPFKIPEDDGNDLTHTFFNPDREGWLLKLGGGRVKTWKRRWFILTDNCLYYFEYTTDKEPRGIIPLENLSIKEVEDKKPNCFELFIPDNKDQVIKACKTEADGRVVEGNHTFYRISAPTAEEKDEWMNSIKAAISRDPFYEMLAARKKKVSSMKRH; this is encoded by the exons ATGGGGACAGTGAGTGAACTTTGTGTGTCCAGCCTTCAGACATTCTTGTGTCCAGCTGTGAAGTCATCCCAGCAAACTCCAG TGCCGGACGACCTCACcccagaggagcagcaggagctggaaaACATCCGCCGGCGCAAGCAGGAGCTGCTGGAAGACATTCAG CGGTTGAAGGATGAGATAGCAGAAGTGACAAGTGAGATCGAGAACCTGGGTTCTACTGAGGAGAG GAAAAATATGCAAAGGAATAAACAGGTGGCTATGGGCCGTAAGAAATTCAACATGGATCCCAAAAAG GGAATCCAGTTTTTGATTGAGAATGACTTGCTGAAAAACACCAGTGATGACATTGCTCAATTCCTCTACAAGGGCGAGGGCCTCAACAAAACAGCCATTGGTGATTACCTTGGAGAGAG GGATGACTTAAATATCCAAGTCCTACATGCTTTTGTGGAGCTTCATGAATTCACAGACCTCAATTTGGTTCAGGCCCTACG ACAGTTCCTATGGAGTTTTCGGTTACCGGGGGAAGCTCAGAAGATCGACCGCATGATGGAGGCCTTCGCCCAGCGTTACTGCCAATGCAACTCCGGTGTTTTCCAGTCCACAG aCACCTGTTACATTTTGTCCTTTGCCATCATCATGCTAAACACCAGCCTCCACAACCCCAATGTTAAGGACAAGCCTACTGTGGAACGATTCATTTCCATGAACAGAGGCATCAACGATGGAGGAGACTTGCCTGAAGACCTGCTCAGG AATCTGTATGAGAGCATCAAGAATGAGCCTTTCAAAATCCCAGAGGACGATGGCAACgacctcacacacactttcttcaaCCCAGACAGAGAGGGTTGGCTTCTGAAACTGG GAG GGGGACGAGTGAAAACCTGGAAGAGGAGGTGGTTCATCCTCACAGACAACTGTTTGTACTATTTTGAGTACACCACA GACAAAGAGCCTCGAGGAATTATCCCATTGGAGAACCTGAGTATCAAGGAGGTGGAGGATAAGAAGCCA AACTGCTTTGAGCTTTTCATTCCTGACAACAAGGACCAAGTAATAAAAGCATGCAAGACGGAGGCTGACGGACGTGTTGTTGAGGGCAACCACACCTTCTATCGTATCTCTGCCCccactgcagaggaaaaagatgaatggatgaacagcatcaa AGCTGCCATCAGCAGGGACCCCTTTTATGAGATGCTGGCAGCCAGGAAAAAGAAGGTTTCTTCCATGAAGAGGCACTAG
- the cyth1a gene encoding cytohesin-1a isoform X4 translates to MEGENYVPDDLTPEEQQELENIRRRKQELLEDIQRLKDEIAEVTSEIENLGSTEERKNMQRNKQVAMGRKKFNMDPKKGIQFLIENDLLKNTSDDIAQFLYKGEGLNKTAIGDYLGERDDLNIQVLHAFVELHEFTDLNLVQALRQFLWSFRLPGEAQKIDRMMEAFAQRYCQCNSGVFQSTDTCYILSFAIIMLNTSLHNPNVKDKPTVERFISMNRGINDGGDLPEDLLRNLYESIKNEPFKIPEDDGNDLTHTFFNPDREGWLLKLGGGRVKTWKRRWFILTDNCLYYFEYTTDKEPRGIIPLENLSIKEVEDKKPNCFELFIPDNKDQVIKACKTEADGRVVEGNHTFYRISAPTAEEKDEWMNSIKAAISRDPFYEMLAARKKKVSSMKRH, encoded by the exons ATGGAGGGGGAGAATTACG TGCCGGACGACCTCACcccagaggagcagcaggagctggaaaACATCCGCCGGCGCAAGCAGGAGCTGCTGGAAGACATTCAG CGGTTGAAGGATGAGATAGCAGAAGTGACAAGTGAGATCGAGAACCTGGGTTCTACTGAGGAGAG GAAAAATATGCAAAGGAATAAACAGGTGGCTATGGGCCGTAAGAAATTCAACATGGATCCCAAAAAG GGAATCCAGTTTTTGATTGAGAATGACTTGCTGAAAAACACCAGTGATGACATTGCTCAATTCCTCTACAAGGGCGAGGGCCTCAACAAAACAGCCATTGGTGATTACCTTGGAGAGAG GGATGACTTAAATATCCAAGTCCTACATGCTTTTGTGGAGCTTCATGAATTCACAGACCTCAATTTGGTTCAGGCCCTACG ACAGTTCCTATGGAGTTTTCGGTTACCGGGGGAAGCTCAGAAGATCGACCGCATGATGGAGGCCTTCGCCCAGCGTTACTGCCAATGCAACTCCGGTGTTTTCCAGTCCACAG aCACCTGTTACATTTTGTCCTTTGCCATCATCATGCTAAACACCAGCCTCCACAACCCCAATGTTAAGGACAAGCCTACTGTGGAACGATTCATTTCCATGAACAGAGGCATCAACGATGGAGGAGACTTGCCTGAAGACCTGCTCAGG AATCTGTATGAGAGCATCAAGAATGAGCCTTTCAAAATCCCAGAGGACGATGGCAACgacctcacacacactttcttcaaCCCAGACAGAGAGGGTTGGCTTCTGAAACTGGG AGGGGGACGAGTGAAAACCTGGAAGAGGAGGTGGTTCATCCTCACAGACAACTGTTTGTACTATTTTGAGTACACCACA GACAAAGAGCCTCGAGGAATTATCCCATTGGAGAACCTGAGTATCAAGGAGGTGGAGGATAAGAAGCCA AACTGCTTTGAGCTTTTCATTCCTGACAACAAGGACCAAGTAATAAAAGCATGCAAGACGGAGGCTGACGGACGTGTTGTTGAGGGCAACCACACCTTCTATCGTATCTCTGCCCccactgcagaggaaaaagatgaatggatgaacagcatcaa AGCTGCCATCAGCAGGGACCCCTTTTATGAGATGCTGGCAGCCAGGAAAAAGAAGGTTTCTTCCATGAAGAGGCACTAG
- the cyth1a gene encoding cytohesin-1a isoform X3, producing MVLKSEDGIVPDDLTPEEQQELENIRRRKQELLEDIQRLKDEIAEVTSEIENLGSTEERKNMQRNKQVAMGRKKFNMDPKKGIQFLIENDLLKNTSDDIAQFLYKGEGLNKTAIGDYLGERDDLNIQVLHAFVELHEFTDLNLVQALRQFLWSFRLPGEAQKIDRMMEAFAQRYCQCNSGVFQSTDTCYILSFAIIMLNTSLHNPNVKDKPTVERFISMNRGINDGGDLPEDLLRNLYESIKNEPFKIPEDDGNDLTHTFFNPDREGWLLKLGGGRVKTWKRRWFILTDNCLYYFEYTTDKEPRGIIPLENLSIKEVEDKKPNCFELFIPDNKDQVIKACKTEADGRVVEGNHTFYRISAPTAEEKDEWMNSIKAAISRDPFYEMLAARKKKVSSMKRH from the exons ATGGTGTTAAAGTCGGAAGACGGGATCG TGCCGGACGACCTCACcccagaggagcagcaggagctggaaaACATCCGCCGGCGCAAGCAGGAGCTGCTGGAAGACATTCAG CGGTTGAAGGATGAGATAGCAGAAGTGACAAGTGAGATCGAGAACCTGGGTTCTACTGAGGAGAG GAAAAATATGCAAAGGAATAAACAGGTGGCTATGGGCCGTAAGAAATTCAACATGGATCCCAAAAAG GGAATCCAGTTTTTGATTGAGAATGACTTGCTGAAAAACACCAGTGATGACATTGCTCAATTCCTCTACAAGGGCGAGGGCCTCAACAAAACAGCCATTGGTGATTACCTTGGAGAGAG GGATGACTTAAATATCCAAGTCCTACATGCTTTTGTGGAGCTTCATGAATTCACAGACCTCAATTTGGTTCAGGCCCTACG ACAGTTCCTATGGAGTTTTCGGTTACCGGGGGAAGCTCAGAAGATCGACCGCATGATGGAGGCCTTCGCCCAGCGTTACTGCCAATGCAACTCCGGTGTTTTCCAGTCCACAG aCACCTGTTACATTTTGTCCTTTGCCATCATCATGCTAAACACCAGCCTCCACAACCCCAATGTTAAGGACAAGCCTACTGTGGAACGATTCATTTCCATGAACAGAGGCATCAACGATGGAGGAGACTTGCCTGAAGACCTGCTCAGG AATCTGTATGAGAGCATCAAGAATGAGCCTTTCAAAATCCCAGAGGACGATGGCAACgacctcacacacactttcttcaaCCCAGACAGAGAGGGTTGGCTTCTGAAACTGGG AGGGGGACGAGTGAAAACCTGGAAGAGGAGGTGGTTCATCCTCACAGACAACTGTTTGTACTATTTTGAGTACACCACA GACAAAGAGCCTCGAGGAATTATCCCATTGGAGAACCTGAGTATCAAGGAGGTGGAGGATAAGAAGCCA AACTGCTTTGAGCTTTTCATTCCTGACAACAAGGACCAAGTAATAAAAGCATGCAAGACGGAGGCTGACGGACGTGTTGTTGAGGGCAACCACACCTTCTATCGTATCTCTGCCCccactgcagaggaaaaagatgaatggatgaacagcatcaa AGCTGCCATCAGCAGGGACCCCTTTTATGAGATGCTGGCAGCCAGGAAAAAGAAGGTTTCTTCCATGAAGAGGCACTAG